From the genome of Drosophila melanogaster chromosome 2L, one region includes:
- the Clamp gene encoding Chromatin-linked adaptor for MSL proteins, isoform B has translation MEDLTKNIIFTNAINGQPATIQYQTADGTILKQPKIEGQKTEQQPTFYYTTNGNGGTVNLAQLATTDDNKTCYIAQPVGGYNYALVNGMPLNQGAALGIATVDAQGRIQIVNQNKPIAANTISNISFKCDVCSDMFPHLALLNAHKRMHTDGEQQQQQQHNAQAGGDSIAVVSAQGLVQAQNIIGNGQMGQIQIVSSDTLEPVQQSVMQQQQHESKASKCINCGSSMLQQSKRKGPKQVRCESCMQAEQTAQQQQQLFVAQDGQMAHPVQIISTTPQAQAQLQQIVAAQTGGTTPKREASSGSGHHPVKKRNSQQMTKCQKCNGSGVVLVGQHSHASHSGVGGSVKQSVTVKTECLSCRNPSKPFSCNICGGLFSRYSSLWSHKKLHSGEKNYKCSICGLAFAKAVYLKNHARIHTGEKPYKCQTCGMQFSQSPHLKNHERTHSGERPYVCGVCDKGFARHATLWNHRRIHTGEKPYKCEICGSAFSQAAHLKNHAKVHSGEKPYKCEICSAAFADRFALKRHRGIHQKYGQTAPRQTSSDGMIVHKQEIPDMEDEAQQEVIIGGL, from the exons ATGGAAGACCTTACCAAAAACATTATCTTCACAAATGCCATTAATGGGCAACCGGCCACAATTCAATACCAGACGGCGGATGGCACCATTCTTAAACAGCCCAAAATAGAGGGCCAAAAAACGGAGCAGCAGCCTACCTTCTATTACACGACAAAT GGCAATGGCGGTACCGTCAATCTCGCACAGCTGGCCACCACAGACGACAATAAGACGTGTTATATAGCCCAGCCCGTGGGCGGATACAATTACGCCCTGGTCAACGGAATGCCTCTCAATCAGGGTGCAGCTCTTGGCATCGCCACGGTAGACGCACAAGGCCGCATCCAGATTGTCAATCAAAATAAGCCAATTGCAGCT AACACCATATCCAACATAAGCTTTAAGTGTGACGTATGTTCAGATATGTTCCCTCATTTGGCACTTCTTAATGCTCATAAGCGGATGCATACAGACGGggaacagcagcaacaacagcaacataaCGCCCAAGCGGGCGGCGATTCTATTGCCGTGGTCAGCGCGCAGGGGCTTGTGCAGGCACAGAACATTATTGGAAATGGTCAGATGGGCCAGATACAGATTGTGTCTTCTGACACGCTGGAGCCGGTTCAGCAATCTgtaatgcagcagcagcaacatgagtCAAAGGCAAGCAAGTGCATAAATTGTGGAAGCTCTATGCTGCAGCAGTCCAAACGCAAAGGTCCAAAGCAGGTGCGCTGCGAGTCCTGCATGCAGGCTGAACAAAcagcgcaacaacaacagcagctctTCGTCGCCCAAGACG GTCAAATGGCGCATCCCGTGCAAATCATATCAACGACTCCTCAGGCCCAAGCACAACTTCAGCAAATTGTGGCTGCACAGACTGGCGGTACAACGCCAAAGCGAGAGGCGAGCAGTGGGTCTGGCCATCATCCTGTGAAAAAACGAAATTCCCAGCAGATGACCAAATGCCAGAAATGCAATGGCTCCGGCGTGGTGCTAGTGGGGCAGCACTCCCATGCTTCACACAGCGGGGTGGGCGGATCGGTAAAGCAATCAGTTACTGTTAAAACTGA GTGTTTGTCCTGCAGAAATCCGTCCAAACCCTTCAGTTGTAATATATGTGGTGGTCTGTTTTCACGTTACTCAAGTCTGTGGTCCCATAAAAAGCTGCACAGCGGTGAAAAAAACTACAAGTGCAGCATCTGTGGATTGGCCTTTGCTAAAGCCGTATATTTGAAAAACCACGCGCGCATTCATACAGGCGAGAAACCCTATAA ATGCCAAACCTGCGGCATGCAGTTTTCACAGTCACCACACCTCAAGAACCATGAACGCACGCACAGTGGCGAGCGGCCCTATGTGTGCGGTGTTTGCGACAAAGGATTTGCGCGCCACGCTACTCTTTGGAATCATAGGCGCATTCACACGGGCGAAAAGCCATACAAGTGTGAAATTTGTGGATCGGCCTTTTCTCAGGCGGCGCACCTTAAGAACCACGCAAAGGTGCACTCCGGAGAAAAACCCTACAAGTGCGAGATTTGCTCTGCAGCATTCGCTGATCGTTTTGCACTCAAGCGTCACCGCGGCATACACCAAAAGTACGGCCAAACTGCTCCTCGCCAGACCAGCAGCGATGGGATGATAGTGCATAAGCAGGAGATTCCTGACATGGAGGATGAGGCCCAACAGGAAGTGATTATCGGTGGGTTATAG
- the Clamp gene encoding Chromatin-linked adaptor for MSL proteins, isoform A: MEDLTKNIIFTNAINGQPATIQYQTADGTILKQPKIEGQKTEQQPTFYYTTNGNGGTVNLAQLATTDDNKTCYIAQPVGGYNYALVNGMPLNQGAALGIATVDAQGRIQIVNQNKPIAANTISNISFKCDVCSDMFPHLALLNAHKRMHTDGEQQQQQQHNAQAGGDSIAVVSAQGLVQAQNIIGNGQMGQIQIVSSDTLEPVQQSVMQQQQHESKASKCINCGSSMLQQSKRKGPKQVRCESCMQAEQTAQQQQQLFVAQDGQMAHPVQIISTTPQAQAQLQQIVAAQTGGTTPKREASSGSGHHPVKKRNSQQMTKCQKCNGSGVVLVGQHSHASHSGVGGSVKQSVTVKTENPSKPFSCNICGGLFSRYSSLWSHKKLHSGEKNYKCSICGLAFAKAVYLKNHARIHTGEKPYKCQTCGMQFSQSPHLKNHERTHSGERPYVCGVCDKGFARHATLWNHRRIHTGEKPYKCEICGSAFSQAAHLKNHAKVHSGEKPYKCEICSAAFADRFALKRHRGIHQKYGQTAPRQTSSDGMIVHKQEIPDMEDEAQQEVIIGGL; this comes from the exons ATGGAAGACCTTACCAAAAACATTATCTTCACAAATGCCATTAATGGGCAACCGGCCACAATTCAATACCAGACGGCGGATGGCACCATTCTTAAACAGCCCAAAATAGAGGGCCAAAAAACGGAGCAGCAGCCTACCTTCTATTACACGACAAAT GGCAATGGCGGTACCGTCAATCTCGCACAGCTGGCCACCACAGACGACAATAAGACGTGTTATATAGCCCAGCCCGTGGGCGGATACAATTACGCCCTGGTCAACGGAATGCCTCTCAATCAGGGTGCAGCTCTTGGCATCGCCACGGTAGACGCACAAGGCCGCATCCAGATTGTCAATCAAAATAAGCCAATTGCAGCT AACACCATATCCAACATAAGCTTTAAGTGTGACGTATGTTCAGATATGTTCCCTCATTTGGCACTTCTTAATGCTCATAAGCGGATGCATACAGACGGggaacagcagcaacaacagcaacataaCGCCCAAGCGGGCGGCGATTCTATTGCCGTGGTCAGCGCGCAGGGGCTTGTGCAGGCACAGAACATTATTGGAAATGGTCAGATGGGCCAGATACAGATTGTGTCTTCTGACACGCTGGAGCCGGTTCAGCAATCTgtaatgcagcagcagcaacatgagtCAAAGGCAAGCAAGTGCATAAATTGTGGAAGCTCTATGCTGCAGCAGTCCAAACGCAAAGGTCCAAAGCAGGTGCGCTGCGAGTCCTGCATGCAGGCTGAACAAAcagcgcaacaacaacagcagctctTCGTCGCCCAAGACG GTCAAATGGCGCATCCCGTGCAAATCATATCAACGACTCCTCAGGCCCAAGCACAACTTCAGCAAATTGTGGCTGCACAGACTGGCGGTACAACGCCAAAGCGAGAGGCGAGCAGTGGGTCTGGCCATCATCCTGTGAAAAAACGAAATTCCCAGCAGATGACCAAATGCCAGAAATGCAATGGCTCCGGCGTGGTGCTAGTGGGGCAGCACTCCCATGCTTCACACAGCGGGGTGGGCGGATCGGTAAAGCAATCAGTTACTGTTAAAACTGA AAATCCGTCCAAACCCTTCAGTTGTAATATATGTGGTGGTCTGTTTTCACGTTACTCAAGTCTGTGGTCCCATAAAAAGCTGCACAGCGGTGAAAAAAACTACAAGTGCAGCATCTGTGGATTGGCCTTTGCTAAAGCCGTATATTTGAAAAACCACGCGCGCATTCATACAGGCGAGAAACCCTATAA ATGCCAAACCTGCGGCATGCAGTTTTCACAGTCACCACACCTCAAGAACCATGAACGCACGCACAGTGGCGAGCGGCCCTATGTGTGCGGTGTTTGCGACAAAGGATTTGCGCGCCACGCTACTCTTTGGAATCATAGGCGCATTCACACGGGCGAAAAGCCATACAAGTGTGAAATTTGTGGATCGGCCTTTTCTCAGGCGGCGCACCTTAAGAACCACGCAAAGGTGCACTCCGGAGAAAAACCCTACAAGTGCGAGATTTGCTCTGCAGCATTCGCTGATCGTTTTGCACTCAAGCGTCACCGCGGCATACACCAAAAGTACGGCCAAACTGCTCCTCGCCAGACCAGCAGCGATGGGATGATAGTGCATAAGCAGGAGATTCCTGACATGGAGGATGAGGCCCAACAGGAAGTGATTATCGGTGGGTTATAG
- the CG3635 gene encoding uncharacterized protein, isoform B: protein MLDNNSCAQTNILTSKEMANNSPTRGSVMLLTLVLLLLSRKIGLVDGHKVTATSISNHNYPVEEHTVITHDDYILTIYRIPSSPNRSHLNRAGRRAVVFLQHGILSASDDWIINGPEASLAYMLADAGYDVWLGNARGNTYSRQHKHIHPDTSDFWRFSWHEIGVYDLAAMLDYALAKSQSSSLHFVAHSQGTTAFFVLMSSLPLYNEKLRSVHLLAPIAYMRDHSFILSKLGGIFLGTPSFLSWVLGSMELLPITNLQKLICEHICSSSSMFNFLCSGLLDFIGGWGTRHLNQTLLPDVCATHPAGASSSQVIHYLQLYRSGDFRQYDHGPELNEIIYQQPTPPSYNVQYIKSCVDMYYSENDYMSAVGDVKYLASLLPCAQLYRIPFRDWNHYDFLWSNNVKEVINNKIIQKIRKYDEDGVGF from the exons ATGTTGGACAATAATTCTTGTGCGCAAACCAATATTTTAACCAGTAAAGAAATGGCGAATAACAGCCCGACCCGCGGCTCTGTCATGCTGCTGACGCTGGTTTTGCTGCTACTGAGTAGAAAAATCGGTTTGGTAGATGGGCACAAAGTTACG GCTACGTCAATTTCCAATCACAATTACCCGGTAGAAGAGCATACAGTCATCACCCATGATGACTACATCCTTACTATTTACCGCATCCCATCATCCCCAAACCGAAGTCATCTAAATAGAGCTGGGCGAAGGGCTGTAGTGTTTTTGCAACATGGCATCCTGAGTGCTTCCGACGACTGGATTATAAACGGACCAGAGGCGTCTCTGGCCTACATGCTTGCAGACGCCGGCTACGATGTCTGGCTGGGCAATGCACGTGGCAACACGTACTCACGGCAGCACAAGCATATCCATCCGGACACGTCCGACTTTTGGCGTTTCAGCTGGCACGAGATAGGTGTCTATGACCTCGCAGCCATGCTAGACTATGCGCTGGCGAAGAGTCAGTCCAGCTCTTTGCATTTTGTTGCACACTCGCAGGGTACCACGGCGTTCTTTGTACTTATGTCTTCTCTGCCTTTGTACAACGAAAAGTTGCGTTCCGTGCACCTATTGGCGCCCATAGCTTACATGCGTGACCACTCTTTTATTCTGTCCAAGCTGGGTGGCATTTTTCTGGGAACGCCGTCCTTTCTTAGCTGGGTATTAGGAAGTATGGAGCTGCTACCTATTACTAATTTACAGAAACTGATATGTGAGCACATCTGTTCCAGTAGCTCCATGTTTAACTTTCTGTGCTCTGGTCTGCTGGACTTCATCGGAGGGTGGGGAACACGACACTTGAACCAG ACTCTGTTGCCGGACGTTTGTGCAACACACCCAGCAGGGGCATCTTCGAGCCAAGTAATCCACTACCTCCAGCTTTACAGGTCAGGCGACTTCCGACAGTATGATCATGGACCGGAGCTAAACGAAATCATTTACCAGCAGCCAACGCCTCCATCTTACAACGTTCAATACATTAAGAGCTGTGTGGATATGTACTACAGCGAAAATGACTATATGTCCGCTGTTGGGGATGTGAAGTATCTGGCCTCACTCCTACCATGCGCCCAACTATACCGTATTCCATTCAGAGACTGGAACCATTACGATTTTTTGTGGTCCAACAATGTAAAGGAGGTTATTAATAATAAGATAATTCAGAAGATTCGTAAATACGATGAAGATGGTGTAGGTTTCTAG
- the CG3635 gene encoding uncharacterized protein, isoform C, with translation MLDNNSCAQTNILTSKEMANNSPTRGSVMLLTLVLLLLSRKIGLVDGHKVTATSISNHNYPVEEHTVITHDDYILTIYRIPSSPNRSHLNRAGRRAVVFLQHGILSASDDWIINGPEASLAYMLADAGYDVWLGNARGNTYSRQHKHIHPDTSDFWRFSWHEIGVYDLAAMLDYALAKSQSSSLHFVAHSQGTTAFFVLMSSLPLYNEKLRSVHLLAPIAYMRDHSFILSKLGGIFLGTPSFLSWVLGSMELLPITNLQKLICEHICSSSSMFNFLCSGLLDFIGGWGTRHLNQVRRLPTV, from the exons ATGTTGGACAATAATTCTTGTGCGCAAACCAATATTTTAACCAGTAAAGAAATGGCGAATAACAGCCCGACCCGCGGCTCTGTCATGCTGCTGACGCTGGTTTTGCTGCTACTGAGTAGAAAAATCGGTTTGGTAGATGGGCACAAAGTTACG GCTACGTCAATTTCCAATCACAATTACCCGGTAGAAGAGCATACAGTCATCACCCATGATGACTACATCCTTACTATTTACCGCATCCCATCATCCCCAAACCGAAGTCATCTAAATAGAGCTGGGCGAAGGGCTGTAGTGTTTTTGCAACATGGCATCCTGAGTGCTTCCGACGACTGGATTATAAACGGACCAGAGGCGTCTCTGGCCTACATGCTTGCAGACGCCGGCTACGATGTCTGGCTGGGCAATGCACGTGGCAACACGTACTCACGGCAGCACAAGCATATCCATCCGGACACGTCCGACTTTTGGCGTTTCAGCTGGCACGAGATAGGTGTCTATGACCTCGCAGCCATGCTAGACTATGCGCTGGCGAAGAGTCAGTCCAGCTCTTTGCATTTTGTTGCACACTCGCAGGGTACCACGGCGTTCTTTGTACTTATGTCTTCTCTGCCTTTGTACAACGAAAAGTTGCGTTCCGTGCACCTATTGGCGCCCATAGCTTACATGCGTGACCACTCTTTTATTCTGTCCAAGCTGGGTGGCATTTTTCTGGGAACGCCGTCCTTTCTTAGCTGGGTATTAGGAAGTATGGAGCTGCTACCTATTACTAATTTACAGAAACTGATATGTGAGCACATCTGTTCCAGTAGCTCCATGTTTAACTTTCTGTGCTCTGGTCTGCTGGACTTCATCGGAGGGTGGGGAACACGACACTTGAACCAG GTCAGGCGACTTCCGACAGTATGA